A DNA window from Pseudomonas sp. B21-056 contains the following coding sequences:
- a CDS encoding HpcH/HpaI aldolase family protein: MLRTNQLKLKLGAGQAAYGLISSIPSAMAIELIAEAGYDFVIIDMEHVLINPETVEHMIRIAEAYAITPLVRVADLNPKTLLRLLDGGAQGIVLPMIESPEQLADAIAACKYHPLGRRSLNAGRPGSFGKHSLAEYVGLANEQVMVVAMIESAEGVRRAADIAAVPGLDMILEGAADLSQSLGTPWQINTPPVQQALLDTWQAAREAGIPYCAIPRQPDDHARWRARGVNTFVLGDERGIAFRALQGRLATLSSQGHESR; the protein is encoded by the coding sequence ATGCTGAGAACCAATCAACTCAAGCTCAAGCTCGGCGCGGGGCAGGCCGCCTACGGCCTGATCAGTTCGATTCCGTCGGCCATGGCGATCGAGCTGATCGCCGAGGCAGGCTATGACTTCGTGATCATCGACATGGAGCACGTGCTGATCAACCCGGAAACCGTGGAGCACATGATCCGCATCGCCGAAGCCTACGCCATTACGCCCTTGGTACGGGTCGCGGACCTGAATCCGAAAACCCTGCTGCGCCTGCTCGACGGCGGCGCCCAGGGCATCGTGTTGCCGATGATCGAAAGCCCGGAGCAACTGGCCGATGCGATTGCCGCGTGCAAGTACCACCCGTTGGGGCGGCGCAGCCTGAATGCCGGGCGCCCCGGTTCGTTTGGCAAACACAGCCTTGCCGAGTACGTGGGACTGGCCAACGAGCAGGTCATGGTGGTGGCGATGATCGAAAGCGCCGAAGGCGTACGGCGTGCAGCGGACATCGCAGCGGTGCCCGGCCTGGACATGATCCTCGAAGGCGCGGCGGACCTGTCCCAGTCCCTCGGCACGCCCTGGCAGATCAACACGCCGCCGGTGCAACAGGCACTGCTGGACACCTGGCAGGCCGCCCGCGAGGCTGGCATTCCGTACTGCGCCATTCCCCGTCAACCCGACGACCACGCCCGCTGGCGTGCCCGAGGGGTGAACACCTTTGTACTGGGCGACGAGCGCGGCATCGCGTTCCGCGCCCTCCAGGGCCGCTTGGCCACACTTTCTTCACAAGGACATGAATCAAGATGA
- a CDS encoding IucA/IucC family protein, with the protein MTIFEQAPQSTAPGAWLADTDAAVRVKVQQRVVGQLLQTLLYEDVLAYQCEPLANGRYRFIVQGTDAAQQPVQYLCNGLRSSSFELIRLDHASLERVDATGQSRAPDLHQALAELLGEFEGSAHLPRFIQELEQTQLKDLQSRSQGYRAPRAAHRLDMDALEQHFMDAHSYHPCYKSRIGFTLHDNTRFGPEFATPIAIVWLAVAKSCGAMNHSSKMDFDAFIRQEAGETRLQQLAATVESRGQSPDDFWLTPVHPWQWENTIVPTFYPELLRGELIYLGTSQDQYKAQQSIRTLANASAPERPYVKLAMSMTNTSSTRILARHTVMNGPIITDWLQQLIATDSTARALDFVILGEVAGVSFSYDHLPASRAPQAYGTLGAIWRESIHGYLKADEQAVPFNGLSHVENRYGQGEQLPFIDAWIAQYGLQAWTQRLLEVTVPPIIHMLYAEGIGMESHGQNIVLITRDGWPQRIALKDFHDGVRYSPAHLARPQLCPTLVPLPASHAKLNRNSFIITDDVNAVRDFSCDCFFFICLAEMAIFLRQHYQLDETRFWQMTADVITAYQAAHPQHRERFGLFDVFAPSYEVEELTKRRLLGDGERRFKSVPNPLHAFRPQTC; encoded by the coding sequence ATGACGATTTTTGAACAAGCCCCACAGTCCACCGCTCCAGGCGCCTGGCTGGCGGACACCGATGCCGCTGTCCGGGTCAAAGTCCAACAGCGGGTGGTCGGTCAACTGCTGCAAACCCTGCTGTACGAAGACGTGCTGGCGTACCAGTGCGAGCCGCTTGCGAACGGTCGGTATCGTTTCATCGTGCAAGGCACCGATGCCGCGCAACAACCGGTGCAATACCTCTGCAACGGCTTGCGCAGCAGCAGTTTCGAGCTGATCCGCCTGGATCACGCCAGCCTTGAGCGAGTCGACGCCACGGGACAATCCCGGGCGCCGGACCTGCACCAGGCCCTGGCCGAACTGCTCGGCGAGTTCGAGGGCAGCGCTCACCTGCCGCGCTTCATCCAGGAACTGGAGCAGACCCAGCTCAAGGATCTGCAATCGCGCAGCCAGGGCTACCGTGCGCCGCGTGCAGCCCATCGGCTGGACATGGACGCGCTGGAACAGCACTTCATGGACGCCCACAGCTACCACCCGTGCTACAAGTCGCGGATCGGTTTCACCCTGCATGACAACACCCGCTTTGGGCCGGAGTTCGCCACGCCCATCGCCATCGTCTGGCTGGCCGTGGCCAAATCCTGCGGGGCGATGAACCATTCCAGCAAGATGGATTTCGACGCGTTCATCCGCCAGGAAGCGGGGGAGACGCGCCTGCAACAGCTGGCCGCGACCGTCGAAAGCCGTGGTCAATCGCCGGATGATTTCTGGCTGACTCCGGTCCATCCGTGGCAGTGGGAAAACACCATTGTCCCGACGTTCTACCCTGAACTGCTCCGTGGCGAGCTGATCTACCTGGGCACCTCGCAGGATCAGTACAAGGCCCAGCAATCGATCCGCACCCTGGCCAACGCCAGCGCTCCCGAGCGCCCGTATGTGAAGCTGGCGATGAGCATGACCAACACCTCCAGCACGCGTATTCTGGCGCGGCACACGGTGATGAACGGCCCGATCATCACCGACTGGCTGCAACAACTGATCGCCACCGACAGCACTGCCCGCGCCCTGGACTTCGTCATCCTCGGCGAGGTGGCCGGGGTCAGCTTCAGCTACGACCACCTGCCGGCCTCCCGTGCGCCTCAAGCCTACGGCACCCTCGGCGCCATCTGGCGGGAAAGCATTCACGGCTATCTCAAGGCCGATGAACAAGCGGTGCCGTTCAATGGCCTGAGCCACGTGGAAAACCGCTACGGCCAGGGCGAGCAGTTGCCGTTCATCGATGCCTGGATTGCCCAGTACGGTTTGCAGGCCTGGACTCAGCGGCTGCTGGAAGTCACGGTGCCGCCGATCATCCACATGCTCTACGCCGAAGGCATCGGCATGGAGTCCCACGGCCAGAACATCGTGCTGATTACCCGGGACGGTTGGCCGCAACGCATCGCCCTCAAGGACTTCCATGATGGCGTGCGGTACTCCCCGGCGCACCTGGCGCGGCCGCAGCTGTGCCCGACCCTGGTGCCGTTGCCCGCCAGCCATGCAAAGCTGAACCGCAACTCATTCATCATTACCGATGACGTCAATGCGGTGCGGGATTTCTCCTGTGACTGTTTCTTCTTCATCTGCCTGGCGGAAATGGCGATCTTCCTGCGCCAGCACTATCAGCTCGATGAAACCCGCTTCTGGCAGATGACTGCCGACGTCATCACCGCTTACCAGGCTGCGCACCCGCAACACCGCGAGCGCTTCGGGCTGTTCGACGTGTTCGCACCGTCCTATGAAGTGGAAGAACTGACCAAGCGTCGCCTGCTGGGTGACGGCGAGCGGCGCTTCAAGTCGGTGCCCAATCCGCTGCACGCCTTCCGGCCGCAGACATGCTGA
- a CDS encoding DHA2 family efflux MFS transporter permease subunit codes for MLGTLTVSLNNSSLNPALPAFMEAFAIGPLMATWIVAGFMTAMGMTMPLTSFLSQRLGRKRLYLWGVALFIGGSLMGAVADSIALVIAARVVQGIASGLMIPLSLAIIFSVYAKDERGRVTGLWSAVVMLAPAVGPLCGSLLLEWFSWRSLFLMNVPIGLLALILGLGVLPASEPPERKRFDFAGYLLIASGIGLLMVATSRLHHADGLLDPLNLAMLTAGVLCLIAFVRVELSRSEPLLNLRIFNLRGYRLSVIIAVVQSVGMFECLVLVPLLVQMVLGYSAIWTGLALLCTAGFASLFGQMGGKLLDRHGPRAVVSVGMLLTGASTLALGMLTSQATITTVFVLMMVRGAGLGLSYMPVTTAGLNALPEPMVTQGAAMNNISRRLVSSLAIVIASLWLEMRLGAEVGSALQTSGAISEVFIATGVLILLALPCAWRFPVPERAAEAPSVALEQR; via the coding sequence ATGTTGGGCACGCTCACGGTCAGCCTCAACAACAGCTCGCTCAATCCGGCGCTGCCGGCGTTCATGGAGGCGTTTGCCATCGGTCCGCTGATGGCGACCTGGATCGTTGCGGGCTTCATGACCGCCATGGGCATGACCATGCCGCTGACCAGCTTCCTGAGCCAGCGCCTGGGCCGCAAGCGCTTGTACCTGTGGGGCGTGGCGTTGTTCATCGGCGGTTCGCTGATGGGCGCCGTCGCTGACTCGATCGCGCTGGTGATCGCGGCGCGAGTGGTTCAGGGGATCGCCAGCGGGCTGATGATCCCGTTGTCCCTGGCGATCATTTTTTCGGTGTATGCCAAGGATGAGCGGGGGCGGGTGACGGGACTGTGGAGTGCCGTGGTCATGCTCGCCCCGGCAGTGGGGCCGCTGTGCGGAAGTCTGCTGCTGGAGTGGTTCAGTTGGCGCTCGCTGTTCCTGATGAACGTACCCATCGGGTTGCTGGCGCTGATCCTCGGCTTGGGTGTATTGCCGGCCTCCGAACCGCCGGAGCGCAAGCGGTTCGATTTCGCCGGGTATCTGCTGATCGCCTCGGGCATTGGCTTGCTGATGGTCGCCACCAGTCGCCTGCACCACGCCGACGGCCTGCTGGATCCGCTCAACCTGGCGATGCTGACGGCGGGCGTGCTGTGTCTGATCGCCTTCGTGCGCGTTGAGCTGAGCCGTTCGGAGCCGCTGCTCAACCTGCGGATCTTCAACCTGCGCGGCTACCGCCTGAGCGTGATCATTGCCGTGGTGCAATCGGTGGGCATGTTCGAGTGCCTGGTGCTGGTGCCGCTGCTGGTGCAGATGGTGCTGGGCTACAGCGCGATCTGGACCGGGTTGGCGTTGCTGTGTACCGCCGGGTTCGCCAGCCTGTTCGGCCAGATGGGCGGCAAGCTGCTCGACCGGCACGGGCCTCGGGCCGTGGTGTCGGTGGGCATGCTGCTGACCGGTGCGTCGACCCTGGCCCTGGGCATGCTCACGTCCCAGGCCACCATCACCACGGTGTTCGTTTTGATGATGGTGCGCGGTGCCGGGCTGGGGCTGTCCTACATGCCGGTGACCACCGCCGGGCTCAATGCCTTGCCGGAGCCGATGGTCACCCAGGGCGCGGCGATGAACAACATTTCCCGGCGCCTGGTGTCCTCGCTGGCCATCGTCATCGCTTCGCTCTGGCTGGAAATGCGCCTGGGGGCCGAAGTCGGTTCCGCACTGCAAACCTCGGGCGCCATCAGCGAAGTATTCATCGCCACCGGCGTGCTGATCCTGCTGGCCTTGCCCTGTGCCTGGCGCTTCCCCGTGCCGGAACGGGCGGCCGAAGCGCCGTCCGTGGCCCTCGAACAACGTTAA
- a CDS encoding type III PLP-dependent enzyme, whose product MRDLPETVMAAIDAARRNSEDPLALFVYDLEALTRHVSEVMAALPAGVELYYAIKANSEAPMLAALAPLVSGFEISSGGEIERVVACPTRKPYVFSGPGKLDSDLRAALENRVEAIHVESLNEIDRLQRLAQQAGRVQPVFIRINPQLPSTLSSKLAMAGTATPFGIDEVELPEAVRRVQAFSHLSLKGFHVHAMSHQNSVERHEQLLDFYLHRWTEWKALATGDEQPTHLNVGGGIGVDYLSGQRFDWQRLCRHLGKSLASHEQPPVVRFEPGRFISAFCGYYVIEVLDTKTSHGEHFLVCRGGTHQFRLPAAQSHDHPVIHLPRRRKPQPDTAQTWTVVGQLCTPKDVLSRGRQLQGAEVGDLLVLPMAGAYGYNISHADFLCHPRPLQQFVSATTSGALL is encoded by the coding sequence ATGCGTGACCTGCCCGAAACGGTAATGGCCGCCATCGATGCCGCCCGACGCAACAGCGAAGACCCGCTGGCCCTGTTTGTCTATGACCTCGAGGCGCTGACCCGTCACGTCAGTGAGGTGATGGCCGCGCTGCCCGCCGGCGTGGAGCTGTACTACGCGATCAAGGCCAACAGCGAAGCGCCGATGCTCGCGGCCCTGGCGCCGCTGGTCAGCGGTTTCGAGATTTCCTCGGGCGGCGAGATCGAGCGGGTCGTGGCGTGTCCGACGCGCAAGCCCTACGTGTTTTCCGGCCCGGGCAAACTCGATTCGGACCTGCGTGCGGCCCTGGAGAACCGGGTCGAGGCGATTCACGTGGAAAGCCTCAATGAAATCGACCGCCTGCAACGTCTTGCGCAACAGGCGGGCCGGGTGCAGCCGGTGTTCATCCGCATCAACCCGCAGTTGCCATCGACCCTGTCGAGCAAACTGGCGATGGCCGGCACCGCAACGCCTTTCGGCATCGACGAAGTCGAGCTGCCGGAAGCCGTGCGGCGGGTGCAGGCGTTCAGTCACCTGAGCCTCAAGGGCTTCCATGTGCACGCCATGTCCCACCAGAACTCGGTGGAACGTCACGAGCAGTTGCTGGATTTCTACCTGCACCGCTGGACCGAATGGAAGGCACTGGCGACCGGCGATGAGCAACCGACCCACTTGAACGTCGGCGGCGGCATCGGCGTCGATTACCTGAGTGGGCAGCGCTTCGATTGGCAGCGGCTGTGCCGGCATCTGGGCAAGTCCCTGGCCTCCCATGAGCAGCCGCCGGTGGTGCGTTTCGAGCCGGGGCGCTTCATCAGTGCATTCTGTGGCTATTACGTGATCGAAGTGCTGGACACCAAGACCAGCCACGGCGAGCACTTCCTGGTCTGTCGCGGCGGAACCCACCAGTTCCGTCTGCCGGCGGCCCAGAGTCACGATCACCCGGTCATTCACCTGCCACGTCGGCGCAAGCCGCAGCCGGATACCGCGCAGACCTGGACCGTGGTCGGCCAGTTGTGCACGCCCAAGGATGTCTTGAGCCGCGGCCGTCAGTTGCAAGGGGCCGAGGTGGGTGATCTGTTGGTGCTGCCCATGGCCGGCGCCTATGGCTACAACATCTCCCACGCGGACTTCCTCTGCCACCCGCGTCCGCTGCAACAGTTCGTCAGTGCCACCACGTCGGGAGCGCTGTTGTGA
- a CDS encoding IucA/IucC family protein has translation MQYPDRTALSHRVSELASTRALLNCLIKEFALPENCLDYHWPQDMRGIAPGSYLEGLQSKGIPLTISLPNGQQFFVLVDRCDRLGSHRYLSDVYARQGDTSWSNLPFPEFVAQLLGACEHMTRASNGELLEQVLQSQSLTAAIVAHNIDGAGPAPLSNYLASEQGLWFGHPNHPAPKARLWPAHLAQETYAPEFQARTALHLFEVPREGLRISANGLTEEQVLAGFADQSRARPGRAIICLHPVQAQLFVQDRRVQQQLELGELRDLGTTGALASPTASMRTWYIEGHDYFIKGSLNVRITNCVRKNAWYELESTLIIDQLFQRLQQTQPQTLGGLSTVAEPGSLSWAPRHASEVDSHWFREQTGAILRENFCRRGGADVSVMAGTLFARDIHSQPLVHEFLQGFNGRALDDGQLLDWFDRYQALLLRPVLALFFNHGVVMEPHLQNSVLIHDDGQPQQLLLRDFEGVKLTEELGMSGIAVGLHPRVRQSMTYSREQGWSRISYCLLINNLSEAVLALSWERPHLAPLMWERVERQLRSIREELVRPAPELDALIAGDSIPCKTNLKVRLAAKADRQAGYVNLRSPWGEEVRYA, from the coding sequence ATGCAATATCCCGATCGTACTGCTTTATCCCACCGCGTCAGCGAATTGGCCAGCACCCGCGCCTTGCTCAATTGTTTGATCAAGGAGTTCGCGTTGCCGGAAAACTGCCTGGATTATCACTGGCCCCAGGATATGCGCGGCATTGCACCCGGGAGTTATCTGGAAGGGCTGCAATCGAAGGGGATTCCCCTGACGATCAGCCTGCCCAACGGCCAACAGTTCTTCGTGCTGGTGGATCGTTGCGACCGTCTCGGCAGCCATCGCTACCTGTCCGATGTGTATGCGCGTCAGGGCGATACGTCGTGGAGCAACCTGCCGTTCCCCGAGTTCGTCGCGCAACTGCTCGGTGCCTGTGAGCACATGACCCGCGCCAGCAACGGTGAGTTGCTCGAACAGGTGCTGCAAAGCCAGTCCCTGACCGCCGCCATCGTCGCCCACAACATCGACGGTGCGGGTCCGGCGCCGCTGAGCAACTACCTGGCCAGCGAGCAAGGCCTGTGGTTTGGTCATCCCAATCATCCGGCGCCCAAGGCGCGGCTCTGGCCGGCCCATCTGGCCCAGGAAACCTATGCGCCGGAGTTCCAGGCGCGCACGGCACTGCACCTGTTCGAGGTCCCTCGCGAAGGGCTGCGGATCTCCGCCAACGGGCTGACCGAAGAACAAGTGCTGGCCGGGTTCGCCGACCAGAGTCGTGCACGGCCGGGCCGGGCGATCATCTGCCTGCACCCGGTCCAGGCGCAGCTGTTCGTGCAGGATCGGCGGGTGCAACAGCAACTGGAACTGGGCGAACTGCGGGACCTGGGCACCACCGGTGCGCTGGCCAGCCCGACGGCCTCCATGCGCACCTGGTACATCGAAGGGCATGACTATTTCATCAAGGGATCGTTGAACGTGCGCATCACCAACTGCGTGCGCAAGAACGCCTGGTATGAGCTGGAAAGCACTTTGATCATCGACCAGTTGTTCCAGCGCTTGCAGCAGACCCAGCCGCAAACCCTCGGTGGCCTGTCCACCGTGGCCGAGCCGGGTTCGTTGAGCTGGGCGCCCAGGCATGCGAGCGAAGTCGACAGCCACTGGTTCCGCGAGCAGACCGGCGCGATCCTGCGGGAGAACTTCTGCCGTCGCGGCGGCGCCGATGTCAGCGTCATGGCCGGTACGCTGTTCGCCCGGGACATTCACTCCCAACCACTGGTCCATGAGTTCCTGCAAGGCTTCAATGGCCGGGCACTCGACGACGGGCAACTGCTCGACTGGTTCGACCGCTACCAGGCGTTGTTGCTGCGTCCGGTGCTGGCGCTGTTCTTCAACCACGGCGTCGTGATGGAACCGCACCTGCAGAACAGCGTGCTGATCCACGACGACGGCCAGCCTCAGCAACTGCTGTTGCGGGACTTCGAAGGGGTCAAGCTGACCGAAGAGCTGGGTATGTCCGGGATCGCCGTCGGCCTGCATCCCCGCGTGCGTCAGTCGATGACCTATAGCCGCGAACAGGGCTGGAGTCGCATCAGTTACTGCTTGCTGATCAATAACCTGTCCGAAGCGGTGCTGGCCCTGAGCTGGGAACGTCCGCACCTGGCGCCGTTGATGTGGGAGCGGGTGGAGCGACAACTGCGCAGCATCCGCGAGGAACTGGTACGGCCGGCACCGGAACTGGATGCGCTGATCGCGGGCGATTCGATTCCCTGCAAGACCAATCTCAAGGTGCGTCTGGCCGCCAAGGCTGATCGTCAGGCCGGTTACGTCAACCTGCGTTCGCCTTGGGGCGAGGAGGTGCGTTATGCGTGA